A single window of Rubripirellula lacrimiformis DNA harbors:
- the gatB gene encoding Asp-tRNA(Asn)/Glu-tRNA(Gln) amidotransferase subunit GatB gives MTLSNGYPTTTVIGLEVHVQLKTETKLFCGCSTTFGAAPNTQVCPVCLGLPGALPVMNDAAIELSIRAGLAIDCSIPPMTKWDRKQYFYPDLPKGYQISQFDLPICADGFLEIPDPANPEKTRHIGIIRAHLEEDAGKSMHDEAAGRGDTRIDLNRCGTPLLEIVSQPDLRSSAEAKAYLQELKLRMTHLGISDCEMQEGSLRVDANVNLHIEVDGKKIATPIVEVKNMNSFRAVERAIEHEVDRQYDLWEDTGKTIEDETKTTRGWDDGAGKTFLQREKEESADYRYFPDPDLLPIRLPADRIEAARASLGELPAALRVRLENQYGIKPYDADVIVNQGPALIAYFETAGTKSGDGKRTSSWIQQDVMRTIKDREIDIDQFPVSADELGELLRRVSKGEIDNTRARDVFAHMIEHQVTVEAAITALGIESVDDNELESLCKELLDANPQVVEDFKGGKQQAVGSLIGQAKKRNPNANPQVVRETLIKLLQAM, from the coding sequence ATGACGCTTTCCAACGGCTATCCCACGACGACGGTGATCGGGCTGGAAGTCCACGTCCAGTTGAAGACCGAAACCAAACTGTTTTGCGGATGCAGCACCACCTTTGGCGCCGCCCCCAACACTCAGGTCTGCCCGGTCTGCCTGGGATTGCCGGGTGCTTTGCCGGTGATGAACGACGCGGCGATCGAGCTGTCGATCCGCGCGGGGCTAGCAATCGATTGCTCGATCCCACCGATGACCAAGTGGGACCGCAAACAATATTTCTATCCGGACCTCCCCAAGGGATATCAGATCAGCCAGTTCGACTTGCCGATCTGTGCCGATGGATTCCTGGAAATTCCTGACCCGGCCAACCCGGAAAAAACCCGTCACATCGGCATCATCCGCGCTCACTTAGAAGAAGACGCGGGCAAGAGCATGCATGACGAAGCGGCCGGACGCGGTGACACGCGGATCGACCTGAACCGTTGTGGCACGCCGCTACTGGAAATCGTCAGCCAGCCCGATTTGCGTTCCAGCGCCGAAGCCAAGGCTTATTTGCAAGAACTGAAACTGCGGATGACTCACCTGGGCATCTCGGACTGTGAAATGCAGGAAGGCAGTTTGCGAGTCGACGCGAACGTGAACTTGCATATCGAAGTTGATGGCAAAAAGATCGCCACGCCAATCGTCGAAGTCAAAAACATGAACTCGTTCCGCGCCGTCGAGCGTGCGATCGAACACGAAGTGGACCGACAATACGATTTGTGGGAAGACACAGGCAAGACGATCGAAGACGAAACCAAGACGACTCGCGGCTGGGACGACGGCGCGGGCAAGACATTCCTGCAACGCGAAAAAGAAGAATCGGCCGATTACCGTTACTTCCCCGATCCCGACTTGCTGCCGATCCGTTTGCCAGCCGATCGAATCGAAGCGGCTCGTGCCAGCCTGGGCGAATTGCCAGCGGCGCTGCGAGTTCGCTTGGAAAACCAATACGGAATCAAACCCTACGATGCCGACGTGATCGTCAATCAAGGTCCTGCCTTGATCGCATACTTTGAAACCGCCGGAACCAAGTCGGGCGACGGGAAACGCACCAGTTCGTGGATCCAACAGGATGTGATGCGAACGATCAAGGACCGCGAAATCGATATCGACCAGTTCCCGGTGTCGGCCGACGAATTGGGCGAACTGCTGCGACGGGTTTCCAAAGGCGAAATTGACAACACTCGCGCCCGTGACGTTTTCGCCCACATGATCGAACATCAGGTGACAGTCGAAGCGGCTATCACGGCATTGGGGATCGAATCGGTCGATGACAACGAACTTGAATCACTTTGCAAAGAATTGCTTGATGCCAACCCGCAAGTCGTCGAAGACTTTAAGGGCGGCAAGCAACAAGCCGTTGGATCCCTGATCGGCCAAGCCAAGAAAAGAAACCCCAATGCGAACCCACAAGTGGTTCGCGAAACGTTGATCAAATTACTGCAAGCGATGTAA
- the gatA gene encoding Asp-tRNA(Asn)/Glu-tRNA(Gln) amidotransferase subunit GatA yields MLDSALEILRLQNDGEATAVEIASAALDAIEASQPTINAFTHVDREVALAAAAVVDAKRAAGGKLGPLAGVPVAVKDVLCTHDMPTTCSSKMLKDFRPPYDAGVVERLRNSDAVIIGKTNMDEFAMGASTENSAFGVTRNPWNTDRIPGGSSGGAAACVAAGTVPLSLGTDTGGSIRQPAAMCGVTGLKPTYGRVSRYGLIAFASSLDQVGPIAWSVPDVALLLQTIAGFDRRDSTSLNLNISRYSDGLESADLTGMRIGLLRESMDRDGVDESVRQATLTAADVFRSLGAEIVEIDLPHNDYWVPTYYVIAPSEASSNLSRYDGAHYGHRASDISGDDELGPLVTTYCRSRAEGFGDEVKRRIMVGTYALSEGYADQYYSQALKVRRLIKGDYDTAFGQVDLLLGPVTPTPAFPLGEKVDDPIQMYLCDLFTVGANLAGVPAISLPAGLDASGLPVAVQLQAPVLEESRLLMAGAAFQTATDHHQRRPSATRH; encoded by the coding sequence ATGCTCGATTCCGCATTGGAAATCCTGCGTCTGCAGAACGATGGCGAAGCGACGGCCGTCGAGATCGCCAGCGCTGCGTTGGACGCGATCGAAGCTTCGCAGCCGACAATCAACGCATTTACCCATGTTGATCGCGAGGTGGCCTTGGCTGCAGCGGCCGTCGTCGACGCAAAACGCGCCGCCGGTGGAAAACTGGGACCGCTGGCTGGCGTCCCCGTGGCGGTCAAGGACGTGCTGTGCACCCACGACATGCCAACGACCTGTTCGTCCAAGATGCTGAAAGATTTCCGGCCTCCCTACGACGCCGGAGTGGTCGAGCGACTGCGAAATTCCGATGCAGTGATCATCGGCAAAACGAACATGGACGAATTCGCGATGGGCGCCAGCACTGAAAACAGTGCTTTTGGCGTCACGCGAAACCCCTGGAACACCGACCGAATTCCCGGCGGCAGCAGTGGCGGCGCGGCCGCCTGTGTCGCCGCGGGAACCGTCCCGTTGTCGCTGGGCACGGACACCGGCGGATCGATTCGCCAACCCGCCGCTATGTGTGGCGTGACCGGTTTGAAGCCCACCTATGGTCGCGTCAGCCGGTATGGGTTGATCGCTTTTGCCAGCAGCCTAGACCAAGTCGGCCCGATCGCATGGTCGGTTCCCGATGTGGCGTTGCTGCTGCAAACCATCGCAGGCTTCGATCGCCGTGATTCGACGTCGTTGAACCTGAATATTTCACGGTACAGTGACGGTTTGGAATCGGCAGATTTGACGGGGATGCGAATCGGCTTGCTGCGTGAATCGATGGATCGCGATGGCGTCGACGAATCCGTCCGCCAAGCAACGCTGACCGCGGCCGATGTATTTCGATCGCTAGGTGCCGAGATCGTCGAAATCGATCTGCCACACAATGATTACTGGGTACCGACCTACTACGTGATCGCGCCCAGCGAAGCCAGCAGCAACCTGTCGCGATACGACGGCGCCCATTACGGACACCGTGCCAGCGACATCAGCGGCGATGATGAACTGGGTCCCTTGGTGACCACCTACTGTCGCAGTCGAGCGGAAGGTTTTGGTGATGAAGTCAAACGCCGGATCATGGTCGGAACCTATGCGCTAAGCGAAGGGTATGCCGACCAGTATTACAGCCAGGCATTGAAGGTCCGGCGACTGATCAAAGGTGATTACGACACCGCGTTCGGGCAAGTCGATTTGCTGTTGGGCCCAGTCACCCCGACGCCTGCTTTTCCGTTGGGCGAAAAGGTCGACGACCCGATCCAAATGTACCTCTGTGACTTGTTTACCGTGGGCGCTAACTTGGCTGGCGTTCCGGCGATCTCGCTGCCGGCGGGATTGGATGCGTCCGGGTTGCCGGTCGCCGTTCAACTGCAAGCACCGGTGTTGGAAGAATCACGACTACTGATGGCCGGGGCAGCCTTCCAAACGGCCACCGACCACCACCAGCGGCGACCATCGGCCACCCGCCACTAA
- a CDS encoding dienelactone hydrolase family protein: protein MIRTLGAFFLVMAAACVTGSGTAMAEIQTETVVYHDGDVTLEGFVAWDPEKVQGGAPGVLISHQWMGLTDYEKGRCRQLADLGLVAFALDIYGQGVRPVNPGEAGKLAGVYKADRDLYRRRLNLGLDQLRARDGVDAKRIAAIGYCFGGTGVLELARSGAEVAGVVSFHGGLDSPSPDDGKQIAAKILVCHGADDPFVPKADIEAFIAELNAAHVDWQMNVYAGAVHSFTQPMAGNDNSKGAAYNEQADHRSWLAMEAFFQEIFGTKMPMTQP from the coding sequence ATGATTCGAACTCTTGGTGCATTTTTTCTAGTGATGGCCGCTGCGTGCGTCACCGGCTCGGGGACTGCCATGGCCGAAATTCAAACCGAAACAGTCGTCTATCATGACGGCGATGTGACTCTGGAAGGCTTCGTTGCCTGGGACCCCGAAAAGGTCCAAGGCGGTGCTCCCGGCGTGCTGATTTCGCACCAATGGATGGGACTGACCGATTACGAGAAAGGTCGCTGCCGGCAACTGGCCGATCTTGGCTTGGTCGCATTCGCGTTGGATATCTACGGGCAAGGCGTGCGTCCGGTCAACCCGGGCGAAGCTGGCAAATTGGCGGGCGTCTACAAAGCGGATCGCGATCTCTATCGCCGACGTTTGAACCTGGGCCTCGACCAACTGCGTGCCCGTGACGGAGTCGATGCGAAGCGAATCGCCGCGATCGGATATTGCTTTGGCGGCACCGGCGTACTGGAACTTGCTCGCAGCGGTGCCGAAGTCGCCGGCGTGGTCAGCTTCCATGGCGGCCTGGATTCCCCCAGCCCCGATGACGGCAAGCAAATCGCCGCGAAAATCTTGGTCTGCCACGGTGCCGACGATCCGTTCGTGCCCAAAGCCGACATCGAAGCCTTCATCGCGGAACTCAACGCGGCTCACGTGGATTGGCAAATGAATGTCTACGCCGGCGCCGTCCACTCGTTCACCCAGCCGATGGCAGGCAACGATAACTCCAAGGGAGCGGCCTACAACGAACAGGCCGATCACCGATCCTGGTTAGCGATGGAAGCTTTTTTCCAAGAGATCTTTGGAACCAAGATGCCGATGACCCAGCCGTAG
- a CDS encoding sensor histidine kinase, with product MGLLPCLRRGSDRWWLPRSAEATDVIGRVLLRGHHVDAKLRSDLAHTIAADPPLLIFAALGWPEESADPADLADWLIQNASGRFASGDAFIGAQAVTADTQAQWHKLRSHFRTLPIDRWMDDAATWLEVAGPKVSSAWQQQWPQITAPSNGAVPADSTASDDMLAQLARMVQRTETLEGAFDRVLHKSKLGAIKQLAYGLSHEINNPLANISTRAQQLQRGESDPARVATLQRIVDQVYRAHEMISDLMFYANPPAAIRSRCEVNGVLHRVAESFRSETDRQSIRLEVVTPDEPTAAILDENMIAEAVGVLIRNAIDAVGCQGTIVVSLVRESGQIMIHVADSGPGVSENARQHAFDPYFSGREAGRGLGLGLCRAYRVARLHLGDVTLAGGPIGCVATISLNDFSGGS from the coding sequence ATGGGGTTGCTGCCCTGTTTGCGACGCGGCTCGGACCGTTGGTGGTTACCGCGCAGTGCCGAAGCGACCGATGTGATCGGTCGTGTTCTGTTGCGTGGTCATCATGTCGATGCGAAACTGCGCAGTGATCTTGCACATACCATCGCAGCGGACCCACCGCTGTTGATTTTTGCGGCGTTGGGATGGCCCGAGGAAAGTGCCGACCCCGCTGATTTGGCCGACTGGCTGATCCAGAATGCGTCGGGACGTTTTGCCAGCGGTGATGCGTTCATCGGTGCGCAAGCGGTCACCGCCGATACCCAGGCGCAATGGCACAAGCTGCGCAGCCATTTCCGCACGCTGCCGATCGACCGCTGGATGGACGATGCGGCGACCTGGCTGGAAGTGGCCGGTCCCAAAGTATCGTCCGCCTGGCAACAACAGTGGCCACAAATCACCGCCCCATCCAACGGCGCGGTTCCCGCCGATTCGACCGCATCGGATGACATGCTGGCTCAGCTAGCTCGGATGGTGCAACGAACCGAAACGCTGGAAGGCGCCTTCGATCGGGTGCTGCATAAGAGCAAATTGGGGGCGATCAAACAGCTTGCCTACGGGCTTAGCCACGAGATCAATAATCCGCTGGCCAATATTTCGACGCGAGCCCAACAATTGCAGCGAGGCGAAAGCGATCCGGCGCGGGTCGCGACCCTGCAGCGAATCGTCGACCAAGTTTATCGTGCACACGAAATGATTTCGGACCTGATGTTCTACGCCAACCCGCCAGCGGCCATCCGGTCGCGATGCGAGGTCAACGGCGTGTTGCACCGAGTCGCAGAATCGTTCCGCAGCGAAACCGACCGGCAATCCATCCGGTTGGAAGTCGTCACACCCGACGAACCGACAGCGGCGATCCTGGACGAAAACATGATCGCGGAAGCCGTGGGAGTACTGATACGCAACGCGATCGATGCGGTTGGATGCCAAGGAACGATTGTTGTGTCGTTGGTCCGTGAGTCCGGCCAAATCATGATCCATGTTGCCGACAGCGGCCCCGGCGTATCCGAAAACGCTCGCCAACATGCCTTCGATCCCTATTTCAGCGGCCGAGAAGCTGGCCGCGGTTTGGGACTGGGACTGTGCCGCGCGTACCGCGTGGCCCGTTTGCACCTTGGTGATGTCACCCTGGCCGGCGGCCCGATCGGATGCGTCGCAACGATCTCGCTGAACGACTTCTCCGGCGGTTCGTAG
- a CDS encoding response regulator has translation MTTKTVFTTGEAAKICKVSQQTIIRCFDNGSLKGFRVPGSKFRRIPREQLYLFMKDNGIPTDALENGKKKLLIVDDDQDLVDLMKDGFDRDGRFEIRTANNGFDAGMGVKEFRPDLVVLDVMLPDINGKEVCQRVRNDPSMDMVKILCISGMVEHSKVDALKAAGANDFMQKPFSIDDLVSRACDLLEIDRGVVN, from the coding sequence ATGACCACTAAAACGGTCTTCACGACAGGCGAAGCAGCCAAGATTTGTAAAGTCAGTCAGCAGACGATCATTCGTTGTTTCGACAACGGATCGTTGAAGGGCTTTCGTGTCCCCGGAAGTAAATTTCGGCGGATTCCTCGTGAACAGCTTTATCTGTTCATGAAAGACAACGGCATCCCTACGGATGCGTTGGAAAACGGTAAAAAGAAACTGTTGATCGTTGACGATGACCAGGATTTGGTCGACTTGATGAAAGACGGTTTCGATCGCGATGGGCGGTTCGAAATTCGCACGGCTAATAACGGCTTTGATGCCGGTATGGGCGTGAAAGAGTTTCGTCCGGACCTAGTTGTCTTGGACGTCATGCTTCCCGATATCAACGGAAAAGAAGTATGCCAACGAGTGCGCAACGACCCATCGATGGACATGGTCAAGATCCTGTGCATCTCGGGGATGGTTGAACACAGCAAGGTGGACGCATTGAAGGCGGCAGGTGCCAATGACTTCATGCAAAAACCGTTTTCAATCGACGACTTGGTTTCCCGTGCCTGCGATCTGCTAGAAATTGATCGAGGCGTGGTCAACTGA
- the mnmG gene encoding tRNA uridine-5-carboxymethylaminomethyl(34) synthesis enzyme MnmG yields MTANVYQYDVIVIGAGHAGTEAAAAAARLGAKTALLTTNLDTVGQMSCNPAIGGVAKGQIVREVDALGGLMGEAIDATGIQFRMLNRRKGPAMHSPRAQADKRAYQSHIKMRIETQDNLDLRQETVEDLLTENVDGRDRVVGVQVRGDAQYRAAAVVLTTGTFLQAIMHTGKAQTAGGRGGEGTTSGISGALARLGFEVDRFKTGTPPRLNARTIDYAKLEEQPGDDQPQAFSFLTDKIVGQQIPCHITYTNEAVHDLIRANLDRAPMYSGQISTRGPRYCPSIEDKVVRFADKSQHQLFLEPEGHQTQEVYVNGISTSLPRDVQDEMFKRIAGLENASIMRYGYAVEYDFCPPTQLWPHLESKSVDGLFFAGQINGTTGYEEAAGQGLIAGANAAMVVAGKPTWVPSRDQAYIGVLVDDLVTAGTDEPYRMFTSRAEYRLLLRQDNCDRRLTPDADRLGLITAQRRDRFASKLAEIEQANTILKAARIQNTPGDVYLKRPEIDWATMCGLVPELTKVDSSAAEQVVYDVKYEGYISRQKMEVEKQHRLAGKRIPTSFDYGKISALRNEAREKLSKIRPLSLDQAKRISGITPADIALVMAHLDH; encoded by the coding sequence ATGACCGCCAACGTTTATCAATACGACGTCATCGTGATCGGAGCCGGTCATGCAGGCACCGAAGCGGCTGCGGCGGCCGCCCGACTGGGTGCCAAGACGGCGCTGTTGACGACGAACCTGGACACGGTTGGACAGATGTCGTGCAACCCTGCGATTGGCGGGGTGGCCAAGGGCCAGATCGTGCGCGAGGTTGACGCGCTGGGCGGTTTGATGGGCGAAGCGATCGACGCGACTGGAATCCAGTTCCGAATGCTGAACCGCCGCAAAGGTCCGGCCATGCACAGCCCGCGTGCGCAAGCCGATAAACGGGCCTACCAAAGCCACATCAAGATGCGGATCGAAACCCAAGACAACTTGGACCTGCGTCAAGAAACCGTCGAAGACCTGTTGACCGAAAACGTCGATGGCCGCGACCGAGTTGTCGGCGTGCAAGTCCGCGGGGACGCCCAGTACCGAGCCGCCGCCGTGGTGCTGACCACCGGCACGTTTCTGCAGGCGATCATGCATACCGGCAAAGCCCAGACCGCCGGCGGCAGAGGAGGGGAGGGCACCACGTCGGGAATCAGTGGTGCGTTGGCACGATTGGGATTCGAAGTGGATCGTTTCAAAACCGGTACCCCGCCGCGATTGAACGCACGTACGATCGACTATGCCAAACTCGAAGAACAGCCTGGCGACGATCAGCCACAAGCGTTTTCGTTTCTGACCGACAAGATCGTCGGCCAACAGATTCCGTGCCACATCACCTACACCAACGAAGCTGTTCACGACTTGATCCGCGCCAACCTGGATCGGGCTCCCATGTACAGCGGGCAGATCAGTACGCGTGGTCCGCGGTACTGTCCATCGATCGAAGACAAAGTGGTCCGGTTCGCCGACAAATCGCAGCATCAGCTGTTCCTGGAACCCGAGGGGCATCAGACCCAAGAAGTTTACGTCAACGGAATTTCGACCAGTTTGCCGCGAGATGTCCAGGACGAGATGTTCAAGCGAATTGCCGGCCTCGAAAACGCGTCGATCATGCGATACGGATACGCGGTCGAATACGATTTCTGTCCGCCGACTCAGCTGTGGCCTCACCTGGAATCCAAATCGGTCGACGGACTATTCTTTGCCGGCCAAATCAATGGCACCACCGGCTACGAAGAAGCCGCCGGCCAGGGGCTGATCGCCGGCGCCAACGCAGCCATGGTCGTGGCCGGAAAACCGACTTGGGTCCCCAGTCGCGATCAAGCCTACATCGGCGTGCTGGTCGATGATTTGGTCACCGCAGGAACCGACGAACCGTACCGCATGTTTACCAGCCGGGCCGAATACCGCTTGCTATTGCGGCAAGACAATTGCGACCGGCGGCTAACCCCCGACGCCGACCGATTGGGGCTGATCACGGCCCAACGTCGCGATCGTTTCGCAAGCAAGTTAGCGGAGATCGAACAGGCCAACACGATCCTGAAAGCGGCTCGGATCCAGAACACGCCTGGCGACGTGTACCTGAAACGTCCCGAGATCGACTGGGCGACGATGTGTGGATTGGTGCCCGAGTTGACGAAGGTCGATTCCTCGGCAGCCGAACAGGTGGTTTATGACGTGAAGTACGAGGGGTACATCAGCCGGCAAAAGATGGAAGTTGAAAAGCAACATCGTTTGGCCGGCAAACGGATCCCAACGTCCTTTGATTACGGCAAGATTTCCGCGCTGCGAAACGAAGCTCGCGAAAAGCTGTCCAAGATCCGTCCCCTGTCGCTCGATCAAGCGAAACGAATCAGTGGCATCACACCGGCCGACATCGCGTTGGTGATGGCGCACTTGGATCATTGA